From Micromonas commoda chromosome 15, complete sequence, one genomic window encodes:
- a CDS encoding predicted protein, with translation MDIENMTRREVLDAKLGDEARQIQPRRFEIVLRCVARRPSSDDVARFSHPTQPRRDAISAPFPPPRRALSLTRPPLATPRRKPLAPVNGWSNVLAPKSAFKTPGVTPGGGLTRRVSFKPDPAVADDAAWRSLETPAQRPPASRRRVTHRRAGMRARKGTGRAVAARTFSLVLRAPHERVNTAVRSGDDDANTEPGDASRANGARSQSASADTGSHGGSGGSVNAGDAFDEARDLGRYFSSAKPGIDVAPAVDTPASEDGFHTRVPAAGRPSLVPYALTPTDTEEGTFAHAAGGSRGGAPAALADASDAAAMGGNPAMFDDDFNDGFGFEGGYDGDDADAFFGATPAAIEAKMLVDGGNDPMTDRGEGKKPRTPLRRLAGVKRPAGTPHKRERKRFERRKSLTSAGLRDDLMETEDGRPLRRSTRERTKPLEYWRGETKKYSRVHQSLPTVEVVRTRTPNPAWPLLPTPYHAHGAGGEIVITDHVRDWSQKDSRRKKATRPTEEESRRAGEEARKRALALADVAHLSDSELDDDELPDEVGGVELNGEDRGVSPSEGIEIVEEEEETPAMAIEPEAAPEPETADATVDEEAAAEENVTPEKEEDEAPEPVVVEVPVVVEEPEEAVPAVDESTAVEVPEEVMPAPEPFAVDDAATEEVPAIPAPDVDVTAMEEEEEVNLDEAAATTLEPTIEPVAEETAAADGTMADEPVAEENDADVFTRPESPPRRVTRRSARNLLDETADALEDATIDEKEDGAAEPEQAEPEQEPEPEPSPPRRVTRRSRSASLASTADADKTMEADEEEEEEEVDLEAKTVSPPRRSTRRSARNANVDAADTEAKTVSPKSTGRRVTRRSSRAASVAGDLDETVRVDED, from the coding sequence aTGGATATCGAGAACAtgacgcgccgcgaggtcctgGACGCTAAACTCGGCGATGAGGCGCGCCAGATCCAGCCCCGCCGCTTCGAGATCGTGCTGaggtgcgtcgcgcgtcgcccgtccaGCGACGATGTCGCGAGATTCTCACACCCAACCCAACCGAGGAGGGACGCAATTTCCGCTCCtttccccccgccgcgccgcgcgctctcgCTCACGCGTCCGCCCCTCGCGACCCCTCGCAGGAaaccgctcgcgcccgtaAACGGATGGAGCaacgtcctcgcgccgaAGAGCGCGTTCAAGACCCCAGGGGTCACCCCCGGAGGCGGCCTCACCCGCCGTGTCAGCTTCAAGCCCGACCcggcggtcgccgacgatgcgGCGTGGCGATCCCTCGAGACCCCGGCGCAGcgaccgcccgcgtcgcgccggcgagtcACGCACCGAAGGGCGGGCATGCGCGCGCGCAAGGGAaccggacgcgccgtcgccgcgcgaaccttctcgctcgtcctccgcgccccgcaCGAGCGCGTCAACACAGCTGTacgcagcggcgacgacgacgcaaacACTGAACctggcgacgcgtcgcgagcgaacggcgcgaggtcgcagtccgcgtccgcggacacCGGCAGTcacggcggcagcggcggcagcgtcaacgccggcgacgccttcgacgaggcgcgcgacctGGGGCGCTACTTCTCATCCGCCAAGCCCGggatcgacgtcgcgcccgcggttgATACCCCCGCGTCGGAGGATGGGTTCCACACTCGCGTCCCAGCCGCGGGCCGACCCAGCCTCGTTCCCTACGCGCTCACGCCCACGGATACAGAGGAGGGCACgttcgcgcacgccgccggcgggtcccgcggcggggccccggcggcgctcgccgatgcgtccgacgcggcggcgatgggcggaAACCCGGCAATGTTTGACGACGATTTCAACGACGGGTTTGGATTTGAAGGCGGctacgacggcgacgacgccgacgcgtttttcggggcgacgcccgcggccaTTGAGGCTAAGAtgctcgtcgacggaggcAACGATCCGATGacggaccgcggcgagggcaagAAACCTCGCACTCCTTTGCGCAggctcgccggcgtcaaGAGGCCCGCGGGGACTCCGCACAAGCGCGAGCGCAAGAGGTTTGAGCGTCGCAAGTCGTTGACCTCCGCGGGTTTGAGGGACGACTTGATGGAGACGGAGGATGGCCGGCCGCTccggcggtcgacgcgcgagcgcaccAAGCCGCTGGAGTACTGGCGCGGCGAGACGAAGAAGTACTCGCGCGTGCATCAGTCCTTGCCCACCGTCGAGGTTGTCCGAACCCGAACCCCCAACCCCGCGTGGCCGCTGTTGCCCACCCCGTaccacgcgcacggcgcggggggcgagatTGTCATCACCGACCACGTCAGGGACTGGTCGCAGAAGGACTCGAGGCGGAAgaaggcgacgcggccgacggaggaggagagcaggcgcgcgggcgaggaggcgaggaagcgggcgctggcgctggcggatGTGGCGCACCTCTCCGActcggagctcgacgacgacgagcttcCCGACGAGGTTGGCGGGGTCGAGTTAAACGGGGAGGACCGAGGAGTTTCCCCATCCGAGGGTATCGAGATTgtcgaggaagaggaggagacaccggcgatggcgattgaacccgaggcggcgcccgagcccgagaccgcggacgcgaccgtcgacgaggaggcggcggcggaggagaatGTGACccccgagaaggaggaggatgaggctcccgagcccgtcgtcgtcgaggtgcccgtcgtcgtcgaggagcccgaggaggccgTGCCGGCGGTCGACGAGTCCACGGCGGTCGAGGTCCCCGAGGAGGTCATgccggcgcccgagccgttcgccgttgacgacgccgcgaccgaggaGGTTCCCGCGAttcccgcgcccgacgtcgacgtcaccgccatggaagaggaggaggaggtaaACCTGgatgaggcggcggcgacgactttGGAACCGACGATCGAGCCGGTGgccgaggagacggcggcggcggatgggaCGATGGCGGACGAGCCCGTGGCCGAGGagaacgacgcggacgtcttCACGAGGCCCGagtcgcccccgcgacgcgtcacgcggcggtcggcgagGAACTTGCTCGACGAAACAGcagacgcgctcgaggatgcCACCatcgacgagaaggaggacggggcggcggagccggAGCAAGCGGAGCCGGAGCaagagccggagccggagccgtcgccgccccgcagggtcacccgccgctcgaggtccgcgtcgctcgcgtcgaccgccgacgccgacaaGACGATGGAGgctgacgaggaggaggaagaggaggaggttgaCCTGGAGGCCAAGACGGtttcgcccccgcgtcgatcgacacggcggagcgcgcgcaaCGCAAACGTCGACGCAGCGGACACGGAGGCGAAGACGGTGTCGCCAAAGTCCACCGGAAGGCGGGTCACCaggcggtcgtcgcgcgcggcgtccgtcgcgggggacCTGGACGAGAcggtgcgcgtcgacgaggactgA
- a CDS encoding predicted protein, with translation MDEALGMRAGPLPRGVHALVEDEIAAGGGFVLAHLLARALGRRDDDDDDDGGVEEGGGGQRRASPRVCLVCAEQDFAHHARVMGKLGRNLRADVSSGALAVVDALTTPFAWCANPGASGLSRGKMGGVEAHTRRADASGLDGARDLFRAIARALGDDDDDGDAVVVFDSLNALADGEPTAADADRAVPSLLASVSSLRRGRTAIVALAHRDACAWDGRGWLDAARRRADVVVSCRALTTGHAADVHGHVSAEHRTGRMIKTTTNGAAAPRRVDARFRLTELGPKVSRVHV, from the coding sequence atggacgaggcgctcggcatGCGCGCGGGCCCGCtaccccgcggcgtccacgcgctcgtcgaggacgagatcgccgcgggcggcggcttcgtcctcgcgcacctgctcgcgcgcgcgctcgggcgtcgcgacgacgacgacgacgacgacgggggcgtcgaggagggcggcggcgggcagcgtcgcgcgtcgccgcgcgtctgcCTCGTGTGCGCGGAGCAGGACTTCGCGCATCACGCGCGGGTGATGGGCAAGCTAGGACGCAacctccgcgcggacgtctcGAGCGGGGCGCTggcggtcgtcgacgcgctcacgaCGCCCTTCGCGTGGTGCGCCAACCCCGGGGCGTCGGGCCTGAGTCGGGGGAAGATGGGTGGAGTCGAGGCGcacacgcgacgcgcggacgcgagcgggctcgacggcgcgcgggaccTGTTCCGCGCCATCGCACGCgcgctgggcgacgacgacgacgacggcgacgcggtggttGTGTTCGATTCCctcaacgcgctcgcggatggcgaacccaccgccgcggacgccgaccgcgcggtgccgtcgctcctcgcgtccgtctcgtccctccgtcgcggacgcaccgcgatcgtggcgctcgcgcacagggacgcgtgcgcctgggacgggcgcgggtggctcgacgccgcgcgtcgccgcgcggacgtcgtcgtgagCTGTCGCGCGCTCACCACGgggcacgcggcggacgtccaCGGACACGTGTCCGCGGAGCATCGCACGGGGCGCATGATtaaaacgacgacgaacggcgcggcggcgccgaggcgggtggacgcgaggtTCCGGCTCACGGAGCTCGGCCCGAAGGTGTCCCGCGTGCACGTGTGA
- the LI818R gene encoding chlorophyll a/b-binding protein (Chlorophyll a-b binding protein L1818, chloroplast precursor; has high similarity to fucoxanthin chlorophyll a/c binding protein; chloroP and targetP do not predict cTP; role in light harvesting not well established.), which yields MACICALNVVAKAATTGNIKIQPGKKYADIKEAVKSGAVAGCAPFPEGVDAFGFFNGIDAREAQRYADVEITHGRISMLAALGFLVGEQVEGSSFLFDSQVTGPAINHFQQVPGLFWGLLGATIFTIEASRVQYAWQNPFDADKLFLLKTDYTPGDYQFDPLKLSKGKDAAWLNDMKLKEINNGRVAMVAISGMVAQELVNGLNLIPADEVLEMGKEGALLALEKQCAGAPDEAACAKAFEAAERAAVFAADKL from the coding sequence ATGGCCTGCATCTGCGCTCTCAACGTtgtcgccaaggctgcgacCACCGGCAACATCAAGATCCAGCCCGGCAAGAAGTACGCCGACATCAAGGAGGCTGTCAAGTctggcgccgtcgctggCTGCGCCCCCTTCCCCGAGGGTGTTGACGCCTTCGGCTTCTTCAACGGcatcgacgcccgcgaggcccaGCGCTACGCTGACGTCGAGATCACCCACGGCCGCATTTccatgctcgccgcgctcggcttcctcgtcggcgagcaggTCGAGGGCTCCTCCTTCCTCTTCGACTCCCAGGTCACCGGCCCCGCCATCAACCACTTCCAGCAGGTCCCCGGCCTCTTCTGGggtctcctcggcgccaccATCTTCACCATCGAGGCCTCCCGCGTCCAGTACGCGTGGCAGAACCCCTTCGATGCCGACAAGCTCTTCCTCCTCAAGACCGACTACACCCCCGGTGACTACCAGTTCGACCCCCTCAAGCTCTCCAAGGGCAAGGATGCCGCCTGGCTCAACGACATGAAGCTCAAGGAGATCAAcaacggccgcgtcgcgatggtCGCCATCTCCGGCATGGTCGCCCAGGAGCTCGTCAACGGCCTCAACCTCATCCCCGCCGATGAGGTCCTCGAGATGGGCAAGGAGGgtgccctcctcgccctcgagaaGCAgtgcgccggcgcccccgacgagGCTGCCTGCGCCAAGGCTTTCGAGgctgccgagcgcgccgccgtcttcgccgccgacaaGCTCTAA
- a CDS encoding predicted protein, with protein sequence MHAYRLNRSPKASPRGNRVAPAPSSPPVVPRSPAAFAPRGGPQAVSESVVVPSLGEAARMMEIFVQRRNERDADGCAAMLVDDDDIRGPASAYGAVGKENVRNALRAWIEAHPGLHYTWRNVKVESKGGYFLVTFDYERRCDDESQWGRGRETVTLDGTCQRVRKVEEHGKKP encoded by the coding sequence ATGCACGCCTACCGCCTCAATCGGTCCCCGAAGGCCAGCCCGCGTGGTAACCGCGTGGCCCctgcgccgtcctcgccgccggtcgtGCCCCGAtcacccgccgccttcgcgccgaggggtGGACCCCAGGCGGTATCGGAGAGCGTGGTGGTCCCTTCGCTTGGCGAGGCGGCCCGCATGATGGAAATCTTTGTGCAACGCCggaacgagcgcgacgccgacggatgcgcggcgatgctggtggacgacgacgatatCCGCgggccggcgagcgcgtacGGCGCCGTGGGGAAGGAGAACGTGAGGAACGCGCTGCGGGCTTGGATCGAGGCGCACCCGGGGTTGCACTACACCTGGAGAAATGTGAAGGTGGAGTCCAAGGGCGGTTATTTCCTCGTGACTTTTGACTACGAGCGGCGGTGTGACGATGAGAGTCAGTGGGGCAGGGGACGGGAGACGGTGACGCTGGACGGGACGTGCCAGCGCGTGAGGAAGGTGGAGGAGCACGGGAAGAAGCCTTAA
- a CDS encoding predicted protein, which produces MDSPDEDAWHRVVVGAGVAGVCCAEELARLRPSDRVTLVAADDALKAVTNVERVTRNLETFDVQNRPHSALAYPNLAVVRGVVEACDPGESTLVVRPFDSNSTAANTTETIAYDQLCVCVGAEPRRALDPCDRSADPHGVYDEAAVAVRDTESVEDLRERLGEGARTVVLVGNGGIAMELVQALCWDEEPGAEGGAEGGAEGGADDDAPTLVWLCRHPAIGDAFFDRDAAEFLADAVRSRTTAAGGVPSGVPSGVPSGVPSGVPSGSSSTTTTNDDDANDGEHKRRRVRRGTGSRGGAAGPDWTRRLHRNQSSKGRRFRLRVRTDASLTRVERAGPRGGADDSNRTRGPYVAVLGDGERIEMDVLVSAVGVDPAPRVRWLPEGSFPRGADGGVAVDRAFRTMGPHGHDVYAAGDCASCELREGGRSGGAAAVPWFQMRLWSQARTSGTFVARVMCGECDDDAWGFNYELFVHSTSFFGARCVFLGLYNGQLLDDVDEKDVTTYSRRGDGSFARVLLVRGVMRGAVLIGDVESAETFENLILDGIDLSRFGPTLLDPEVDIDDYFD; this is translated from the coding sequence ATGGATAgccccgacgaggacgcgtggCATCgcgtggtcgtcggcgcgggggtcgccgGGGTGTGCTGCGCCGAGGAACTCGCGCGCCTGCGTCCGAGCGATCGcgtcaccctcgtcgccgccgacgacgcgctcaaggcggtCACCAACGTCGAGCGCGTGACGCGCAACCTGGAGACGTTCGACGTGCAGAACAGGCCGcacagcgcgctcgcgtacccgaacctcgccgtcgtgcgcggcgtcgtggaggcgTGCGACCCGGGCGAGTCCACGCTCGTCGTGCGTCCATTCGATTCCAATTCCACCGCGGCTAACACGACGGAGACGATTGCGTATGACCAGCTGTGCGTCTGCGTCGGGGCGGAgccgagacgcgcgctcgacccgtgcgatCGATCCGCCGACCCTCACGGCGTgtacgacgaggcggcggtggcggtgagGGACACGGAGAGCGTCGAGGATCTTCGCGAAAGGTTGGGCGAAGGCGCGAGgaccgtcgtcctcgtcggcaaCGGGGGCATCGCGATGGAGCTGGTGCAGGCGCTATGCTGGGACGAGGAACCGGgagccgaggggggtgccgaggggggtgccgaagggggtgccgacgacgacgcgcccacGCTGGTGTGGCTGTGCAGGCACCCGGCGATTGGCGACGCGTTcttcgaccgcgacgcggcggagtttctcgccgacgcggttcgatcgaggacgacggcggcgggtggggtgCCGAGTGGGGTGCCGAGTGGGGTGCCGAGTGGGGTGCCGAGTGGGGTGCCGAGtgggtcgtcgtcgacgacgacgacgaacgacgacgacgcgaacgacggcgaacACAAGCGGCGGAGGGTGCGACGAGGCAccggctctcgcggcggcgccgcgggtcccgaCTGGACCCGGCGCCTGCATCGGAACCAAAGTTCGAAAGGTCGCCGGTTCAGGCTCCGCGTGcgcacggacgcgtcgctgaCGCGCGTGGAGCGGGcgggtcctcgcggcggcgcggacgactcCAACCGAACGCGCGGTCCTTACGTCgcggtcctcggcgacggtgagcggATCGAGATGGACGTGTTGGtgtccgccgtcggcgtcgaccccgcgccgagaGTGCGTTGGCTCCCCGAGGGTTCGTTCCcccggggcgccgacgggggcgtcgccgtcgaccgcgcgTTTCGGACGATGGGACCCCACGGTCACGACGtgtacgccgcgggggactgCGCCAGctgcgagctccgcgaggggGGGCgttccggcggcgcggctgcggTTCCGTGGTTCCAGATGCGTCTCTGGTCGCAGGCTCGAACGTCCGGAAcgttcgtcgcgagggtCATGTGCGGGgagtgcgacgacgacgcgtggggTTTCAACTACGAGCTCTTCGTGCACAGCACGTCTTTCTtcggcgcgcgatgcgtgTTTCTGGGGCTGTACAACGGGCAGCTCCTGGACGATGTAGACGAAAAAGACGTGACGACGTACTCGAGGAGGGGCGACGGATCGTTCGCGCGGGTGCTGCTGGTTCGCGGCGTGATGCGAGGGGCGGTGCTGATTGGGGACGTGGAAAGCGCGGAGACGTTCGAGAACCTGATACTGGACGGGATCGACCTCTCGAGGTTCGGGCCGACGCTGTTGGATCCCGAGGTGGACATAGACGACTACTTCGACTGA
- a CDS encoding predicted protein encodes MALLAPRLVPCIAPARLARRARLVAGCAVNVVAPSPASAPVATSLAPATTPRVSRPGIRSPNGRAARAVACGGGAHALFDVAAGAFRVSSLAHNSAALACAVALAILVVQALDDTGASAGNDKRNASLLLLSAAIVAPPAVTAWWLTSAGRSVAFGALALRTFLLNGSLSLFGALSTAVDAVATFGLLVITATPWANAWRCTRTAAVVNAAVCAYMLFSHMRGGGDFATASQGKYLSAGAGLTLLATAGYVVLLALAVASTGARW; translated from the coding sequence atggcgctcctcgccccgcgcctcgtcccgtgcatcgcgcccgcgcgcctcgcgcgccgggcgcgcctcgtcgccggatgcgcggttaacgtcgtcgccccgtcgccagcctcggcgcccgtcgcgacgtcgctcgccccggcgacgacgccgcgcgtctcgcgcccgGGAATCAGATCGCCTAACGGTCgtgccgcgcgggcggtcgcgtgcggcggcggcgcgcacgcgctcttcgacgtcgccgcgggcgcgttccgGGTCTCATCCCTCGCGCACaactccgcggcgctcgcgtgcgccgtcgcgctcgccatcctcgtcgtccaggcgCTGGACGATACCGGCGCATCGGCCGGCAACGATAAACGCAACGCGTCGCTCTTactcctctccgccgccatcgtcgccccgcccgcggtcaCGGCGTGGTGGCtcacgagcgcggggcgatctgtcgcgttcggcgcgctcgccctgaGGACCTTCCTCCTGAACGGCTCGTTGAGTCTCTTCGGCGCGCTCTcaaccgcggtggacgccgtcgcaACCTTCGGCTTGCTCGTGATTACCGCGACGCCTTGGGCGAACGCGTGGCGGTGcacgcgaaccgccgccgtcgtcaacgcggcggtgtgcgCGTACATGCTCTTCTCGCAcatgcgcggcggcggggacttcgcgacggcgtcgcaggGTAAGTACCTCAGCGCCGGTGCCGGGTTGACGCTGTTGGCCACCGCGGGATACGTAGTGCTGCTGGCGTTGGCTGTTGCATCAACGGGCGCGCGCTGGTGA
- a CDS encoding predicted protein, whose amino-acid sequence MKLGAATAGGLIALACAWTLVCVIAFTRVLEGVERRHGRSFDEAHPGWASRNGEARIGGANGANPRPRRVGPFDGDDDGDDDGGDDGGPDGALATDSSGDCYPTCDPDAARRLDYWLGHQGFRDAMAGPPILPRWEEFLAEQGPATHVVGGPDFHGEWESPPDPMDVLNHWLGHTSFEAAMRGDLDGMEFDPHRRVWVREGGWMAGGRRAGSKPEGEWTVAARENARGGDPNVLARMDEAVREYERSHDRSVEEPARTAPPDESSSQLSSHPPGSDETKKGHHERRRERRTGHKGKGPPAPFAGRIRVVIAATPTRREHLTKALLPALAAESESEPPIEVVVSTSDTQLCGLLEADGAPMTRCVTHRGRVGAPLTPSERDFVKRIPGDSRSRFEWYWRETVDTAVALVTSDTAVEPAMTLFLEDDVVPTKAWETKLRRLIAPYSSSVDGRTCEFDVFVLYAEGLVQVDDGERGRFAANTQAMLFCPGMATRFAEAMLDRLGDAPPDWLVRDISAGAVDDGDEPDDGAVGTPPRPHVIRFANPPLFQHGCEHSTLREKAGEAGANVRAMSTHRSRSFREPAIGCVRHARQGGGGA is encoded by the coding sequence AtgaagctcggcgcggcgacggccggcGGGctgatcgcgctcgcgtgcgcgtggacgcTGGTGTGCGTGATCGCGTTCACGCGCGTGCTGGAGGGCGTGGAGCGGAGGCACGGGAGGAgcttcgacgaggcgcaccCCGGCTGGGCGTCGCGcaacggcgaggcgcggatCGGCGGTGCGAATGGTGCCAATCCCAGGCCCCGCCGGGTGGGAccgttcgacggcgacgacgacggcgacgacgacggcggcgacgacggcggacccgacggtgcgctcgcgacggactcgagcgGCGATTGCTACCCGACGTgcgacccggacgccgcgcggaggctcgaCTACTGGCTCGGACACCAGGGGTTCCGCGACGCCATGGCTGGACCGCCCATCTTGCCGCGGTGGGAGGAGTTCCTGGCGGAGCAGGGTCCGGCGACGCACGTGGTGGGCGGGCCGGACTTTCACGGCGAGTGGGAATCGCCCCCGGACCCGATGGACGTGTTGAACCACTGGCTGGGCCACACCAgcttcgaggcggcgatgcgagGGGACTTGGACGGGATGGAGTTCGACCCTCACAGGAGGGTGTgggtgcgcgagggcggatgGATGGCGggggggaggagggcggggagCAAACCCGAGGGGGAATggacggtcgccgcgcgcgagaacgcgcgggggggggaTCCAAACGTTCTCGCGAGGATGGACGAGGCCGTGCGCGAGTACGAACGATCGCACGATCGAAGCGTCGAGGaaccggcgaggacggcgccccCGGATGAGAGTTCTTCACAGCTGTCGTCTCATCCCCCGGGCTCGGACGAAACGAAGAAGGGGCATcacgagcgtcggcgcgaacgaaGGACCGGCCACAAGGGCAAGGGACCTCCCGCCCCCTTCGCGGGGCGCATACGCgtggtcatcgccgcgacgcccacgcgccgcgagcatctcACGAAGGCgctcctccccgcgctcgccgccgaatcGGAAAGCGAACCGCCCATTGAAGTCGTCGTGTCCACCTCGGATACGCAGCTGTGCGGTCTCCTCGAGGCTGACGGCGCGCCGATGACCAGGTGCGTCAcccaccgcggccgcgtgGGCGCGCCCCTCACCCCGTCCGAGCGCGATTTCGTCAAGCGCATACCGGGCGACTCGCGGAGCCGCTTCGAGTGGTACTGGCGGGAGACGGTGGACACGGCGGTCGCGCTGGTGACTTCGGACACAGCCGTCGAGCCCGCCATGACGCTcttcctcgaggacgacgtcgtcccgaCGAAAGCCTGGGAGACGAAGCTCCGTAGGCTCATCGCGCCGTATTCATCGTCTGTGGACGGCCGTACCTGCGAGTTTGACGTCTTTGTGCTGTACGCGGAGGGTTTGGTGCaagtcgacgacggcgagcgaggcAGGTTCGCGGCGAACACCCAGGCGATGCTCTTCTGCCCGGGGATGGCGACGAGgttcgcggaggcgatgcTGGACCGGCTCGGGGACGCGCCCCCGGATTGGCTCGTTCGGGACATAAGCGCCGGAgcggtggacgacggggacgagcccgacgacggcgccgtgggaACGCCCCCGAGGCCGCACGTGATTCGGTTCGCCAACCCGCCGCTGTTTCAACACGGGTGCGAGCACTCGACGCTGCGGGAGAAGGCGGGGGAGGCTGGGGCGAACGTACGGGCGATGAGCACGCACCGGAGTCGGAGCTTTCGGGAGCCGGCGATAGGGTGCGTGCGGCACGCGCGCCAggggggcggaggcgcgtga
- a CDS encoding predicted protein gives MLEVAHKNDIELEGACEGSLACSTCHVIINDQAVYDALPEPDDDENDMLDLAFGLTETSRLGCQVIAAKELDGMTLSLPKATRNFAVDGFVPKPH, from the coding sequence ATGCTGGAAGTGGCGCACAAGAACGACATAGAACTGGAGGGGGCGTGCGAGGGCTCGCTGGCCTGTTCCACTTGCCACGTCATCATCAACGATCAGGCGGTGTACGACGCGCtacccgagcccgacgacgacgagaacgacaTGCTCGACCTCGCGTTCGGGCTGACGGAGACGTCGCGGCTGGGGTGCCAGGTCATTGCGGCCAAGGAACTCGACGGGATGACGCTGTCGCTGCCCAAGGCGACGCGGAActtcgccgtcgacgggtTCGTGCCGAAGCCGCACTGA